The genomic region ATAATTCAGGGAAGCTCTGGCCGTATTGGTTGATCTGCCAATATAACTGCGGAGTAAAATAATCTATCCAGCCTTCATTGAGCCACAGTTTAGCATCAGCATAAAGCTTATCATATTGATCATATCCAACAACAGATTGAGGATATCCCGGTCTCCATATCCCGAATGGACTTAAACCGAACTTTACAAAAGGTTTTTCAGCTTTGATCTTATCGTAGATACGCTTAATGAATTTGTTTACATTATCCCTTCTCCAGTCTGCCCTGGAAAGTTTCCCGTTAGAGTTCTGATAGGCCAAAAAGGTTTTATCATCAGGGAAATCCTTGCCGTCATTATAAGAATCATATGGATAGAAGTAATCATCAAAATGAACCCCATCTATATCATAGCGTTTCACTATGTCCATTACTACTGCTGCGGAATGGTCCTGTGTTTCCTTTTTTGCCGGATCCAGCCACCACATTCCATTGGCTAGTTCTATAGCCAGTTCAGGTCTTTTTTTAATTATAGAGGTTTCCGTGATCTCACCTCCCGTGGTATGATGAGCACGATATGGATTCAACCAGACATGCAGTTCCAGTCCTCTTTTGTGTGCTTCAGTTATCCAGAATTCTAAAGGATCGTAATAAGGATCTGGAGCCTTCCCTTGTTTTCCGCTTAGAAAATAAGACCATGGCTCTAGCTCGCTTTCATATAAAGCATCTGCCTGTGGTCTTACCTGGAAAATCACAGCGTTGAAATTATGAGATTGTAGAAAATCCAGAAGCTTTACAGCCTCCTGTTGCTGTTGATAGGTAGAAAGCCCACCTTTGCTGGGCCAGTTAATGTTTGCTACGGTCGCAATCCAGGCCGCCCTGAATTCCTCGATATTCAACGGTGTTTGTTTTTTCTCTTTTTTAGAAATAACAACTTCTTCCCTTGGGGTTTCCTCCGGTTTTTCAGAAGGAATCTCTTCAGGAGTTTCTATTTCCTGTTCAGGTTTATTTTCAACCACCTCTGGCGTTTGAGGTTTGGAGGGTACGGTGGGTTGCTTAGACTTACAACCATAAACTAAAAAGGCTAGTAATATCAGCAGGATTCCAGATCTTTTAATCATTTAGGGCAACTATTTATTTTTGAATTTTTTTCTTTCATCATTTATAACTTCCAGCAAACCCTCAGGCTTGTCACCGGATAATCGCCAGAACATGATCCCTTTCAAATTATTTTCTAAAGCATATTTTGTTTTTTTAGAAACAGAAAGTGAATCGTCATATGTGATGAACTCGCCTTTTTCGGCGTTGTAAATATATGGAGCCTGAGCTTCAGAATCCCATAAATATTCAAATCCCGGAGAACTTTTTATATAGGCATCTATATCCTTGTAAAGAATGGCTTCCTTGAATTTTCCCGGTTGATGAAGTCCGTTTAAAGAATCCTGAACATTTTCGAAAACACGTGCATAAAACGCTGCACCAAGAACGATCTTTTCAGAAGGGATACCCACTGAATCAAGATATTTTATCGCTTCATCTGCAGACCTGTTTTGATCTTTTGTTGATAGCAGAGAAGTATGATGACCTGTACTTGTGCTACCTCCGCCAACCATGTCATAGCTCATCAAATTAACATGATCTACCATAGGCATCACCTTTTTCCATTCGATAGAATTGTCGAGATAATTCCTGAATCCACCGGCGGCGAAACTTATCACCTTATCGGGACCCAGAATATTCCTCAACTCTTCCACCAGTAATGTAAAGTTCTGTTTATCTTCAGGCTTAAAAGTATGTCCCTGATAACCAGATATTGCAGGATATTCCCAATCCAGGTCTATACCATCTGCATTATATTCTATCAAAATATCCTTAACCGAAGAAGCAAAATCCTCTATTCCCTTTTCAGTAGAAAAAACATCTGAACAGGTTTCACAGCCGCCCCATCCTCCTAGCGAAATTAGTACCTTAAGTTCAGGATTAATCTGCTTTTGTTCTTTTAAATAAATGAGCCTTATAGAATCTCTTTCATTTACTTTTAGCCGGTTTTCTTCCAAATGAAGAAAACTATAGATGATCTGATCCAGTTGCTTAATTTTTTTGTTCGATATGGAATCTGAACCCGTCCAGTAAGCAATTACTTCCAAGTCTTTTTTCTGTACTTGTTTTTGCAGCTCATTCTTGCTATCACCCGATACACTGTTAACACAGGAAGCAGATAAAATACTTATGCCAGTCAGCAGAATTAAAAGTTTTCTCATCTTTTCTGATTTTATAGAATCCTAAATAAAAAAAGATCGCCAAAAACATATTTGACGATCTTTCTTGCTAATCCTAATCTAAATTAATTACCGGCAGACCACCAAAGCTCAGTTCCCTGCTCGTCTGGACCCTGAACCTGTACAGCCGCTTCAAGGTTGGCTCCATTGGTATTATACTCAATGTTACCATATCTCATTCTTTGTGGATATTCACCATTTAAGGTACCTGCAGCATAGATATCATAATCTGAAACTCCATTTGCCAGTTCAGCTGGATAACCTGTATCACGCACAATAGCCCAGGCCTCGAATCCATCAGTGTAGGCTGCTAACCATCTCTGGATGGCGATCTTTTCAATATTCTCTTCCATACTTCCGTCTAATTGCGCCATTGGCTCGTTGGTAAGGAACTCTGAAATAGCTCCTTCATCTACATTCCATTGAAGCATAGACTGTCTTATACCTTCCTGATAAAGCGCCTGTGCGTCTCCAGAACCAAGTCCTTTTACAGCAGCTTCAGCCTGTAAAAAGTTTCCTTCTGCAGCAGTCATTACTACTTCAGGAGCAATTGGAGCACCGCTATTCTTAGGGTTTACAACCCAGTCTGCAGGTGCAGAGAATAATTCATACTTCACATGCGGATAGATATCGCCATTCAATCTGGTTGGCTGTCCTACATAGTAAGTGCCTTCCGCCACAGAAATTGTGATCTCATCTCCAGAGCCACTTTGAGTATATTCTACACCCGCATTATCAAGCTCTCCAAGGATGAATTCTACATACTTATCAAACAATGCCACGCCATTACCTTCAGTAGGACGTGTAAAAGTTACATCTCCACCAATAATTGGCTCGGCATAATGAGGTAATCTTGGATCGTTGTTATCACGCAAATAATCAACTAAAGTTTTACCAACTTTCCATTTAGATCCTAATCCACCGAAGTTATGCCAAACATCTCCATAGGCCGCATTTCCAAACTGGTCAATTTCAGTATCTTTTTCCATCAAAGCGTTGTCCTCTGCCATGGAAAGTAACGGATTCTGTAAAGCTTCAGAAATTGCTGAAGAAGCAAAATCTGCTCCAGATGCTCCCTGGGCCCTTAGAGCCATACGAAGTTTAAGAGTATTGGCCAGTTTTTTCCATTTTTGAAGATCACCATTGAAGAACAGGTCGTTTTCAGCCAGTAGCTCCAGACCATCACCAGTAACAGTTGCATCTCCAATGATATCCATTGCCTCGTCAAGTTGTGTGATCACACCCTGGTAGATCTCAACCTGGGTATCGAACTTTGGAGTAATGATATCTGGATTTGAAGCTTCTGAATAAGGAACCATTCCAAAAGTATCTGTATACATCTGGTAATAAAGTCCTTTCATGATAAGACCAATCGCATAGAATTTATCATTCTCCAGTTCTCCTCCAGGTCTCACAAAATTCTGATAAGTACTGAACTTACCTAAATATCCTGAAATCCAATCGTATGCTGCATCTGTATAACCAACGTTATAGTCGTAAGCTAATCCATCGGTCCACCAGCATCCGTTAAAACCAAAAGTAAACTGACCTGCAAAACGATCTGCATGGATCAATTGTGCTCTCCAGTAAGGAAATCTATTGGGAGCATAGAGTTCTATCTGTAAACCGGTTAGAAAATATTTAGCACTTACCTCATCTGAAGTAAAGGCATCCGGTTTGGTATTTATTTCTTCGAAGTCTGAACAACCTGACATACAAAAGACCAAAAGTAGCAGGCTTCGGCTGACAATTTTTAATATTCCTTTCATAATCCTTTTTTAAAATTTAATATTCACATTCACTCCAAAACTTCTAAGAGTTGGCGCATTATTCAGGGAAATCCCCTGTCCAGAAAGGCCAGTCCCGATAGAAGAATCAGGATCTATATCTTCTGCATCTTTATAGAAGAAAAATAAATTTCTCCCTATTAAACCTATAGAAGCCTGGTTTAATCCTATTCCTTCTGTCACTTTTGAAGGCAACCTATAATTTAAGGCAAATTCTCTTAATCTAACATTTGTTTGATCATAAATATAGTTTGAGGTTATTCCTGAATAACCACCCCAATACTCCTGACCTGTGATCTCGGCTGTGTTTTGCTCTCCTGTTTCTTCGTTAATTGCGTCTACCACAACTCCACCATCTCTGTACTGAAGTGTTCTTTCTGAAACTCCGGCACCATCGAGATATGAAGATGTTGCTGAATATATTTCACCACCAAATCTTCCATCAATAAGGAATCTAAGACTCCAGTTGTTATACGTAAAGGTGTTAGAGAAACCACCGATCCAGTCTGGCTGGGCATTTCCAAGTTTTTCAACCTCACCTGCAAGAGGGATACCTTCTGCATTAACCAGTCTTTCACCATTTTCATTAGTTTTCCAGGTTGTACCGTATAGATCACCAATTCCACCACCCACACTAGCTCTTACAGAAAAACTTCCTAGTGAATTCAGTGGTAAGGATTCCAAACCTTCAATAAGCGCTACAAGCTCATTTTCGTTTTTAGAGAAGTTCACAGAAGTTTCCCATTTGAAACTTTCTGTTCTGAATGGAGTACCTCCAATAACAGCTTCAAATCCATTATTCTTAACCTCTCCAACATTTTCCTTGAAAAAGCTGAAACCAGTACCTGGAGGAACAGGTACATTATAGATCATATCTGTTGTTCTTATAGAATAAACTGAAAAGTCTCCGAAGAACCTGTTATCGAACATATTGAATTCAATACCAAATTCAGAAGATTGTACGCTTTCTGGTTTAAGATCTGGATTCAATCTCACTTCTGGTCCATTTAGTACAGTTAAACCAAGGTATCCTTGAGTAGGTACGCTAAACGTCTGGTATAACTGGTATGGATCTGTATCGTTACCAACATCAGCCCAACTTCCTCTTAATTTCAACATGTTCAGGAAGTCTTTGTCTGGATCTATAAAACGATCTACTAATAAAGATAAACTCGCCGATGGATAGAAATAAGAACGGTTATCTTCAGCTAAAGTAGAAGACCAGTCATTTCTACCGGTTAGGTCCAGATATACGAAATCATCATATGAAAAGCTCAACTGCCCGTAAAGAGAATTTACTTTCTTTATCTGAAGCGGATTGTGCGAACTCGTCTGGATATTAGTATTACTTAAGAACACACGGGATGGTAAACGGAAATCCTGACCTCTTACGATAACACCTTCAGAAGTTCTTTTTGATAAACTTCCCCCCACATTCGCTACCAGGTTTAGTTTTTCTGATAGATCCTTATTGGCAGTGAAAAGGAAATCTCCATTCAGCTCTGTATTTTTAAAAGTTCCATAATTAAGTCTACCTGTGTAGAAGAAGTGATGTCCATAATTTTGAACGTATTCTGTTCTTGAATTGGTTACATCTCCCCCTACTCTGGCAAATAGAGATAACCAGTCATTAAATTCGTAAGTAAGTTTAGTGAATCCAAGAAATCTGTCTCTTCTTTCATCATTCATATCTTCATTCAACATCCAGTATGGGTTACCAATACTTTTATTCTGTCCCGCATAACTAATTGCTGCATACTCATCTCCAAACATTGAAGGATCGCTCCACAAAGAAGGCCTGTATTTTTTAAGGTCATCTATTCTAACATTTCTAGGCATTCTATATACAAAGGCCAGAACACCTTCTGTTCCAAGGTTTACCCTGTTATCGATGTCTTGCGTAAAATAGGTAGCCTTACTATCCAGATGAAGTTTATCTGAAAGATCTATTAGTGCTCTCAGGTTAAAGTTGTGACTTTCCAGGTCTGAATTTGGAAGGACTGCGCTCGTAGTGTTATTGGTATAAGAAAAACGAGTGCTGAAATTTTCGCCACCTTTATCTATGGCGAAAGTATTGATCGCCTGCAAACCGGTTTCGAAGAAATCTTCTACGTTATCAGGTTGTGCAGTATAAGGCCTTTCTTCTCCGGTGTAGTATAACTGGCTAGACCCATCAAATCTTGGACCCCAGGAAGAACCACCGAAATTTTCCAGATCGGCATAATATGAACCGTTATTTCCCTGACCATATTCATTCTGGAAATCTGGCAGGAACATTGGATTTTCGAAAGTAACGTTCGAATTGAAAGAAATACCAAGGCCTCTGCCCATTTTACCTTTTTTGGTAGTAATAAGGATAACCCCACTAGCGGCACGAGAACCATAAAGCGCGGCTGCGTTTGGTCCTTTTAGTACAGAAATGGATTCAATATCTGAAGGGTTAATATCTGTGATCCCTCCTCCAGATACAGTACTGTTAAAAATACTTCCACCGGTTTCATTACCTGATGCATCGATCGGGATACCGTCAACCACTATTAAAGCCTGGTTATTACCGGTAAGAGTATTGTTACCACGGATAGTAATCCTGGAACCGGAACCAACTCCGCTGGACTGGTTCACCACTAATCCCGGTACTTTACCTACAAGGGAATTAGCAACGTTATAATCCTTTACCTCATTAACCTCTTCAGATTGCAGCTCTGTAACGGCGTAACCCAGTGATTTTTTCTCTCTTGTTAATCCAAGGGAGGTAACAACCACCTCATCGAGGGCTTCTGCATCAACAGACATAACTACATCTAAAGTAGTTTTTCCTTCTAGAGGAATCTCCTGCTTTCCATAACCTATCATAGAAAAAGTTAAAATCGCATTTGGAGAAGCTTCAATAGTATAGTTACCATCAAAATCTGTAGTTGTACCATTGTTGGTTCCTTGTTCAACAATAGTTACACCCATAAGGGGCAAACCTGTTTCCCCGTCAATAACGTTTCCGGTTACGACCTGTTCCTGGGCAACAATGCTTTGAAAAAATAAAAACATCGCAGCCAACATGCAAGGTAATTTTTTGACCATTGGTTTTAGTTTTAGTGATTAAATCTGAGCGATCTACTTCCGCTCTAAAAGTTTAAACAGATAGTTAAATTTTGTTAATAGTTAAAGCTAATATTTTATGATTAAAATACTTAATAAGTACCTAAAATATAAAATACCTAAGTAAATGTAAAAAATTCTATTGATTCAAACATACTTTTTTAAATTTTTTACTAAACTTATATTAGATAAATAAAAATATATTATTTAAGTATAGAGCATGTCTAAACTTTAGAACTACAGATTCTATAATAGTTTAAGACATTTTAACATATTGATTTAAATCGAAAAAAGTTGATCTGAATAGATCACTTTGAGTTTTTGATAACCTGGAGATGTTCAGGTTTAAGAGCTCCTCCATCAAAGAATGAAACTCCCTTGGCGTCATTCTCTTTGGCCTGTTTAATGGATTCCTTTAGTTCTGCTCCAGTCATTGCCGGGACGAAAACCCCCGTATGAAGTTCAGTGTTTTTATTTTCGAGGTCACTAATCCCCTGCCTCGTTGCAAAACCTATCCAATCAAGTTCTTCGTTATAGAAATTATGATAGATCATAGGCAAAACAGCATCTATTTTCCATTTATCCCAGCGTTGCCTCACCATATGGTCAGCCATTTCTGGATATGGGAAAACGGCCGCGGTCAAGATTTTACCATTATCATGTACTATTTTGTAAGAATCATCAACTACTTCTTTAATTTTATTTAAACGGAATTGCTTCCATTCTATATCCAGAGCGGGGTTTTCCATTTCTCTTGGATCTTTATGATGAATCTTTTCAAATTCTGAAACGCATACATCGCAATAACAAAAATCGAATTGTGGTAGCTCTTCTTCCTGCTCAAGATCATATTTAGGTAAAAGACCGATTGGAAGAAAAATATCAGGTAACCTTATGTAATCCAGATGTACGCTGGCTACACCTTCTACCTTTGAAAGTCCTTCAACCAGTCCTAAAACATGATTTCGGGATTCCTCGCGGGTAGGACATAACCACTGATAATAATCTACATATGGCCTGTTATCGAAGGTAGATTTCCCATCCCTGCTTACAGCATACCAATCTGGATGTTGTAAGGCTACGCTATCGCCGGGACGGTTCATTGCCATGATCCAGGCATGAACTTCCAGACCTTCTTTCCTGGCTAAAGGAGCTACCCGGGCCAGCAATTCAGGATCTGTATTTGTGTTTATTAAAACAGCGTCGATGCCATTCTCACTATATTTTTTATACTCTGCTGTATAAGAGGAATCTGCTCTTTCATTATTTGCGCCGGTCCACACCCAATATTTAAAATCGGTTTTCTCTGGTTCTGTATTTAAAGCCAGGTCTGGGTTTTCTTTATTCTTTTCAGGATCATCTGCGCAAGAAATAAGCAACAGGGGAAAAACTAGTAGTAGTAGTTGCGAAAGTTTCATATTGTGGAGTTTAGATTTCTAAAAAATTACCGTCTTCGGTTATGATATAAGACTTTCCGGTAACCGGACTCTTTACTGAAATATTCCACCCATAAAGGTGATTTTGCAATTTAGCTTCAACAACTTCTCCCTGCATCATTAAATCATTTGCCTTGACCTGTTCCAGGTCTCTGGCCCATTCTCCATTTTCACTTTTATATGCCTTTTGATTTCTATAGAGTTCAAATAGCCACCACCTGATCTTTTCGTCTTCCGGAATTTCAAATTCAATTTTATTCTCCGGGCTTTCGGAAGAAAAGTACACATATCCCCAGTGTTCTGGCTCATGCATGTTTATGACGCCCTGTGGAGACCACACCCAGTTATACTCCGGCAGAAAATTCCCTTTCTCATCTTTTTTCCTGGAATAGGTTTGGTCACTGAGCTCAAAATCCCAATTGACCCGTGAAAAATTAATTCGCCAGAATTTATCCTTATGCCCTTTCCCATGAATATTGGCCTCTTCCAGAACATTCCATGGAATCGCAACTTCCACGCTCCAGAATTTATCTTCATCTGAAGGATCATTTAGAGAACCTTCAATATGTACAGCAGACAAAAGGCCATTAATATCCCAGTTATCTATGATTGGCGAGGGTTCACGGTAAGGTTTTACTATAAAAAGATCCCATACGGTATTCAAGGCATTCATTTCGAATTCGAGATAATTATGAGAATCGCCATCCGGATCTATGAAGATTTCGAAGTCATTATTATAGAAAATTACCGTATCCCGTTGTTTTAAGGTCGCCCAGATATGAGGTTCCTCCATTTTAGCATAAAAATACAGATATGTGTCATCCCAAAGCATTTTTACATTGGTCTTATACTTTGGAGTTTTGTTTCCTTCTATATCTATAAAATCTTGAGAGAATTCTACCTTGCTCCAGGAGGATTCTTTAGCAATTCCATCAACCTTGATGGCTTCAGTAGTTCGATAAGCCACATAACTTCTATGTTTATTTTGAGAATACAGAACAGATCCTGTAAAAATTAATCCGAAGACAATCAAAAAACATTTGTTCATATTAAGCTGCTATTATTGGGCTACAGTTTATGCGAACTCAGCTAGCTATAACTAGCCAGCGTCATTTTCCTTTATGATGATTTAAAAGCACACCGCGAACACTACCGAATTCTTTGAGCAGTCGACCGGCTTCTTCTTCACCAACTTCCAGTTCTTCCATGATCATCCTTATTCCGCGTCCTACTAGCTTATCGTTGGAAAGTTGCATGTCCACCATTTTATTCCCCTTCACTCTTCCTAGTTTTATCATAACCGCGGTAGAGATCATATTAAGAACTAGTTTTTGAGCGGTACCAGCTTTCATTCGGGTACTCCCGGTAACGAATTCGGGACCCGTTACTACCTGAATAGGATATTCTGAAGCCTCTGCTAAAGGACTTCCTGAACTACAGGTAACACAACCAGTGATAATTCCATTCTTCCTCGCTTCTTTAATTCCACCGATTACATAAGGAGTAGTTCCCGATGCAGCGATACCAACAAGTACATCTTTATCTGTAATATCATATTCCTGCAGATCTTTCCAAGCCTGGTTAGTATCGTCTTCGGCATTTTCCACAGCATTTCTCAAGGCAGTATCTCCACCGGCAATAAGACCTATCACGATGCCCGGACTTACCCCAAAAGTTGGCGGACATTCAGAAGCGTCCAGCACTCCCAGTCTTCCACTGGTTCCGGCACCTATGTAAAATAACCTTCCTCCAGACTCGATCTTAGGCACGATCACATCTACCAGTTTTTCGATAGAAACGATCTCCTTTTTAACATTTCCAGCGATGGTTTGATCTTCTTTATTGATATTCGAAAGTAATTCCAATGTGTTCATCTTTTCCAGATGATCATAATTTGAAGATCTTTCGGTATCAGGACTTTTCTTGCTCATTTTATTATTTTTTCGAAAGCTTTTCAGAAAATACTCCTTTTTCTCTCGGCGTCTCCCAATCCACTTCCGGACTTTTAAAATATTCTATTCCCAGGTTTTCCAATCTTTCTCCATGTTTAGCCAGCCTTTCAGTGAAATCCTTAAAATCCCTGTTAGAAGATCTGGTCCAGCCAACTTCAGCCACGGCAATACTTCTTGGCCATAAACGATCGTCTGCACGATCGTCACTAATTACAAGTTCACTCCATACCGGAGCCTCGATACCAATCACCCGTTCATCATCGGTGCTATAGCTATAAACTATTTCCAGGGGAAGACCTTCTTTTCTGCACCATTTATAAGTATTTTCCTGATCGGTAATATTACCATGATCCAGGTAGAAAAATTTACAGAACGAATCGATGATCTTCTGCCCTTCAGCTATTTTGGTTTCACCATTCCAGCGCTGAACTATAAAATTATCGCTTAGATCGGCTTTGGCGCTTTCTTCCCAGCCAATGGCCGTCTTATCATATTTTCGAACAATAGAATCGGCTTTTTGAATAAACTCCTCGTATAAAGGATCTTCAATTTCATCACCACCAATATGAATCCAGTTTCCGGTAGTGATCTCAGCTAATTCTTTAACCACTGCATCCACGAACTTATAAGTTGAAGCGTCCTCAAGGCAGAGTCTAGTCCAGCCTACATTATATCCATCATAAAGATCTGGTGGCAAGGCACGCTGAGGTTCTATATTTTTATTGTTCTCGCAATTAAGCTCTGGATAGGACACTAAAGCCGCATAGACATGGCCAGGCATATCGATCTCAGGGATAATCACAATATTCCTTTTTGCTGCATACTCCTGCAATTCCTGGTATTCTTTCTGGGTTAAATAACCCGATCTGCCATTTTTAACCGCGCTCTTCCCTCCTATTTCGGTAAGTTTCGGATATCCTTTGATCTCAATTCTCCAACCCTGATCATCACTCAAATGCAAGTGAAGTCGGTTGAGTTTATACATCGCCATCCTATCAATATGCTTTTTGATATATTCCTTAGTTAGAAAACTCCTGGCGATATCCAGCATACTGCCTCTCCAGGAATATTCCGGTCTATCGGTGATCTCTACATGTCTAAGTTTGATCTCAGAAGAAACTTCTCCGGTTTCGATCTTAGCAGGAAAGAATTGTCTTAAAGTTTGTATTCCATAGAACATCCCTGCCTCAGTAGCGCTTTGAATGTTTATACCAGTATCGTCGATCTTAAGCTTATATCCTTCCTCGCCTACTTCATCTTCCAGTTCTGGATCTATATTCAATTTCCAGTTTCCGCAATTTTCTGCTTCAGTAAATTCTGCTTTACTACCCGCTGCATTTAACAATTTTTCAATCCAATAGATCGAGTTTTTACTTTCAGAATTATAACAAATAGTATTTTTAACCGGAAGAATATAGAATTCTGTACCCCAAAAAATATTTTGAGGTGTAGGGATAATCGCAGGGAATTCAGAATCTATATTCTTAGGATCCGGTTGGTTTTGCATACCAAAAGATAGATTCAGTATTAGCATTATACTGAAAACTGGCAGGTATTTTATAATTTTTGAATTCATATGACAATTTTTAATGACTGTCTATTATTTATCTATTCGTATCTATTACCAATTTCAACTTCTGAAACCTCTTCAATAAGATTGGCCAGCTTCTGAGTGACCGCAGTAATGAATCTTTCTCCTTTTTCACTGGTTGCTTTGCGAGGATCCCCAATACCGGTATCTGCAGTTACCATAGACCATTGCCTCTCAGACCAGGCCCAGCCTTCACGAATTCCGGTGATCCTGGATTTTCTTTCTTTCCCATCCCCTGCTTCTTTCAGATCTAAAACAAGTTCACGTTTAAGATGAAGCATCAGGCTGGTTTCCATTTCATCTGCATGATCTCCTTTTTCTTCGAAGAATTGGGATTTATCTACCACATCGAAAAAATTGGTAGCGATCAATAGCATTTTTGGATATTTCAGTCCTAATTCACGCAATATTGGTTTGAAATTGTTTCCTCCGTGGCCATTCAGTAAAATCAGTTTATAAATATTCTGACGATTCAAAACTTCAATAATATCTGAAAGAATGGCAAGTTGGGTACTCGGGTTCAAATTCATATCCAGTGTGATATCTGCCTGCCCTGTATTAACCCCAAAAGGAATATTTGGTAGAACTTTAAGCTTCACGCCTTTATTCCAGGCTAATTTCCCGGCTTCCGCCGCGATCGCTTCAATTTGATAATTATCTGTTCCATAAGGCAAATGGTAATTATGAGCTTCGGTAGCACCCCAGGTAAGTACCGCTACCTCGGTTTTTTCCTCCTTAATAGATTTCCAGTTGCTTTCTGATAAGATATATGGTCTCATGATTTCCTGATTTTGTATCCTGAAACTGCGAAATAAAAGATGAATAAATAGCACGGGATCATTACCCAGTATGCGTCTTGCGGATTCCAATTCTCGGCCAAAGCTCCATAAACCAATGGTATAATAGCTCCCCCGGCAATTCCCATTACAAGTAATGAAGAAGCTGCCTTGGTAAATCTACCAACATCTGCCAGGGCTAAAGGCCAGATTGCCGGCCACATTAAAGCATTGGCAAGTCCTAATAA from Gramella sp. MT6 harbors:
- a CDS encoding family 10 glycosylhydrolase, which gives rise to MIKRSGILLILLAFLVYGCKSKQPTVPSKPQTPEVVENKPEQEIETPEEIPSEKPEETPREEVVISKKEKKQTPLNIEEFRAAWIATVANINWPSKGGLSTYQQQQEAVKLLDFLQSHNFNAVIFQVRPQADALYESELEPWSYFLSGKQGKAPDPYYDPLEFWITEAHKRGLELHVWLNPYRAHHTTGGEITETSIIKKRPELAIELANGMWWLDPAKKETQDHSAAVVMDIVKRYDIDGVHFDDYFYPYDSYNDGKDFPDDKTFLAYQNSNGKLSRADWRRDNVNKFIKRIYDKIKAEKPFVKFGLSPFGIWRPGYPQSVVGYDQYDKLYADAKLWLNEGWIDYFTPQLYWQINQYGQSFPELLGWWESENTKDRHLWPGINVGMGGDEKNVDETINQIMITRGMLPESKGTVHWSIGPLMKSEMLAKGLLEGPYRKKALVPPSPWLDNNAPEVPQFNASIEKDRLLMNWEVNNPADISKYVLWFKYEQGNWDYKILDGNTTAFSLQNIVGEKKRSMEKIGITAVDRLGNQSDFKEIVLKN
- a CDS encoding glycoside hydrolase family 18 protein, producing MRKLLILLTGISILSASCVNSVSGDSKNELQKQVQKKDLEVIAYWTGSDSISNKKIKQLDQIIYSFLHLEENRLKVNERDSIRLIYLKEQKQINPELKVLISLGGWGGCETCSDVFSTEKGIEDFASSVKDILIEYNADGIDLDWEYPAISGYQGHTFKPEDKQNFTLLVEELRNILGPDKVISFAAGGFRNYLDNSIEWKKVMPMVDHVNLMSYDMVGGGSTSTGHHTSLLSTKDQNRSADEAIKYLDSVGIPSEKIVLGAAFYARVFENVQDSLNGLHQPGKFKEAILYKDIDAYIKSSPGFEYLWDSEAQAPYIYNAEKGEFITYDDSLSVSKKTKYALENNLKGIMFWRLSGDKPEGLLEVINDERKKFKNK
- a CDS encoding SusD/RagB family nutrient-binding outer membrane lipoprotein, with translation MKGILKIVSRSLLLLVFCMSGCSDFEEINTKPDAFTSDEVSAKYFLTGLQIELYAPNRFPYWRAQLIHADRFAGQFTFGFNGCWWTDGLAYDYNVGYTDAAYDWISGYLGKFSTYQNFVRPGGELENDKFYAIGLIMKGLYYQMYTDTFGMVPYSEASNPDIITPKFDTQVEIYQGVITQLDEAMDIIGDATVTGDGLELLAENDLFFNGDLQKWKKLANTLKLRMALRAQGASGADFASSAISEALQNPLLSMAEDNALMEKDTEIDQFGNAAYGDVWHNFGGLGSKWKVGKTLVDYLRDNNDPRLPHYAEPIIGGDVTFTRPTEGNGVALFDKYVEFILGELDNAGVEYTQSGSGDEITISVAEGTYYVGQPTRLNGDIYPHVKYELFSAPADWVVNPKNSGAPIAPEVVMTAAEGNFLQAEAAVKGLGSGDAQALYQEGIRQSMLQWNVDEGAISEFLTNEPMAQLDGSMEENIEKIAIQRWLAAYTDGFEAWAIVRDTGYPAELANGVSDYDIYAAGTLNGEYPQRMRYGNIEYNTNGANLEAAVQVQGPDEQGTELWWSAGN
- a CDS encoding SusC/RagA family TonB-linked outer membrane protein encodes the protein MVKKLPCMLAAMFLFFQSIVAQEQVVTGNVIDGETGLPLMGVTIVEQGTNNGTTTDFDGNYTIEASPNAILTFSMIGYGKQEIPLEGKTTLDVVMSVDAEALDEVVVTSLGLTREKKSLGYAVTELQSEEVNEVKDYNVANSLVGKVPGLVVNQSSGVGSGSRITIRGNNTLTGNNQALIVVDGIPIDASGNETGGSIFNSTVSGGGITDINPSDIESISVLKGPNAAALYGSRAASGVILITTKKGKMGRGLGISFNSNVTFENPMFLPDFQNEYGQGNNGSYYADLENFGGSSWGPRFDGSSQLYYTGEERPYTAQPDNVEDFFETGLQAINTFAIDKGGENFSTRFSYTNNTTSAVLPNSDLESHNFNLRALIDLSDKLHLDSKATYFTQDIDNRVNLGTEGVLAFVYRMPRNVRIDDLKKYRPSLWSDPSMFGDEYAAISYAGQNKSIGNPYWMLNEDMNDERRDRFLGFTKLTYEFNDWLSLFARVGGDVTNSRTEYVQNYGHHFFYTGRLNYGTFKNTELNGDFLFTANKDLSEKLNLVANVGGSLSKRTSEGVIVRGQDFRLPSRVFLSNTNIQTSSHNPLQIKKVNSLYGQLSFSYDDFVYLDLTGRNDWSSTLAEDNRSYFYPSASLSLLVDRFIDPDKDFLNMLKLRGSWADVGNDTDPYQLYQTFSVPTQGYLGLTVLNGPEVRLNPDLKPESVQSSEFGIEFNMFDNRFFGDFSVYSIRTTDMIYNVPVPPGTGFSFFKENVGEVKNNGFEAVIGGTPFRTESFKWETSVNFSKNENELVALIEGLESLPLNSLGSFSVRASVGGGIGDLYGTTWKTNENGERLVNAEGIPLAGEVEKLGNAQPDWIGGFSNTFTYNNWSLRFLIDGRFGGEIYSATSSYLDGAGVSERTLQYRDGGVVVDAINEETGEQNTAEITGQEYWGGYSGITSNYIYDQTNVRLREFALNYRLPSKVTEGIGLNQASIGLIGRNLFFFYKDAEDIDPDSSIGTGLSGQGISLNNAPTLRSFGVNVNIKF